From Daucus carota subsp. sativus chromosome 6, DH1 v3.0, whole genome shotgun sequence:
AACTGGTCTTAGCTTTGTTTCTGATAGTGGTAATTTCTTACAGTTGATTTGGATTTCGTCAATTTGTTCGATACTTGTTTGCTAACATccatattatttgttttatttcagCTGTTGAGATTATCGATGATGACCAGGGTCGTGGCGATAAAGTCACGAAGAGGATGATGAAGAATCTTTCTGAGAGAGCCAACCCTCCTGAGCCTACCACTCCTGCTTTCCTCCAGCATAGTCAGCAAGCTGGGAAGAGGTTTAGAGATGCCGATGGTCACATGCAGACTGCTTTCATGCCGGCTTGGAGTATTTGTGATCAGCATTCGGTGTCTGGGAGTTCTCTCCTAGCTAAGGACTGGTCTAGGGAGTGTATAACTCCTCCTGATCGGACCAACATTGTGGAGAGAACGAGCCTTGACGAGGCGGAGCAGCTTGGTGCTAGTGCGGCCTAAAATGTGAGTTAactttacttcttttttttttctttatactTGTTTCCTTTGTCTTAGCATATGAGATATGGCTTCTCACAATTTTCCTCCTTTTCTTTTAGCTCAACTCCTACTTCCAGGCGGCTATTTATCAAGCTAATGCCTTCAAGGAGTCTGAGAGGGCTCTTCAGAAAGAGAAGGTTAGCTTGACTAGAGCGATGAACGATTGGGAGAGCGGTGCTCATTCGGCTGAGGACATGGTCACATCTCTTCAAAACAGGATTAAGACTCTCGAGGAGGGTTTGGAGAACAACAAGGGGATGATTATTGACGAGTACATGGACTCTGACCCCTTCCTCCAGTTCATGGATGACCATGATGA
This genomic window contains:
- the LOC108227076 gene encoding uncharacterized protein LOC108227076 gives rise to the protein MAENHSITEERAKRLAARASKRAVEIIDDDQGRGDKVTKRMMKNLSERANPPEPTTPAFLQHSQQAGKRFRDADGHMQTAFMPAWSICDQHSVSGSSLLAKDWSRECITPPDRTNIVERTSLDEAEQLGASAA